One Dermacentor andersoni chromosome 6, qqDerAnde1_hic_scaffold, whole genome shotgun sequence genomic window carries:
- the LOC126522682 gene encoding 1-acyl-sn-glycerol-3-phosphate acyltransferase delta-like yields the protein MSSSSPTDTSERKEKEQSTMLQRLWAAVKTNVLCHTFFTLVFLSSGLVLNVFQVVAYCLVRPFSRHWYRRINYYLIYASWGQVVAMAQWWSGSRIKVWGTDEDLDALLKDHHMCVMNHSYEVDWLVCWMVCDQFKMLANAKTFAKKSLMYVPIIGWNWALSEHIFLERSWEKDSQTIGGKLDKLLDYKDKILLLMFSEGTRFSKAKHELSLEFAAKKNLPKLKHHLLPRPKGFVYCTRHFKERGSRAVYDVQVGFRHSPNPPTIKSVLNGHPFLADLYFRRVPLDNVPTDSDEQCTKFLYDLYVEKDNEMDDYLKTGKFPGTVRELPVRIWPLFVLCFWSLIAAVPCLYAFYAVLTSGSTVTVVAFSTFIALLLSVLHWMVGLSEIKKSSTYGTTKPAAPGADGEKPLANGDFSRKDPVIRSSS from the exons GAAGGAGAAGGAGCAATCCACGATGCTGCAACGACTCTGGGCTGCTGTCAAAACGAATGTCCTGTGCCACACGTTCTTCACTTTGGTGTTCCTATCGAGTGGCCTTGTGCTGAATGTATTCCAAGTGGTTGCCTACTGCCTGGTGCGGCCCTTCTCGCGGCACTGGTATCGCCGCATCAATTACTACCTGATCTACGCCTCCTGGGGAC AGGTGGTGGCCATGGCTCAGTGGTGGTCCGGGAGCCGCATAAAAGTGTGGGGCACAGATGAGGACCTAGATGCCCTCCTAAAGGATCACCACATGTGCGTCATGAATCACTCCTACGAAGTCGACTGGCTGGTCTGCTGGATGGTCTGCGACCAGTTCAAGATGCTTGCG AACGCAAAGACCTTTGCCAAGAAGTCGTTGATGTACGTTCCTATTATTGGCTGGAACTGGGCCTTGTCAGAGCATATTTTTCTGGAGAGGAGCTGGGAGAAGGACTCTCAGACCATCGGCGGGAAGCTGGATAAGCTGCTCGATTACAAGGACAAGATCCTG CTATTGATGTTCTCGGAGGGAACTCGGTTTAGCAAGGCAAAGCATGAACTCAGCCTGGAGTTTGCAGCCAAGAAAAACTTACCAAAGTTGAAGCACCACCTGCTTCCAAGGCCCAAAGGCTTTGTGTACTGCACACGCCACTTCAAGGAAAGAG GTTCTCGAGCTGTCTATGATGTGCAGGTGGGCTTTCGTCACTCCCCTAACCCGCCCACGATCAAGTCTGTCCTCAATGGCCACCCATTCCTGGCTGATCTCTATTTCCGAAGGGTACCACTTGACAATGTGCCAACGGACTCTGATGAGCAGTGCACCAAGTTTCTTTATGATCTCTATGTTGAAAAG GACAACGAGATGGATGACTACCTCAAAACGGGCAAGTTCCCCGGAACGGTCAGGGAGTTGCCAGTACGGATCTGGCCGCTCTTCGTTCTGTGCTTTTGGAGCCTGATAGCTGCAGTGCCCTGTCTGTACGCCTTCTACGCTGTCCTCACCAGCGGCAGCACGGTCACTGTGGTTGCCTTTTCCACATTCATTGCCCTGT TGCTCTCCGTTCTTCACTGGATGGTCGGCTTGTCAGAGATTAAGAAGAGCTCGACGTACGGGACCACAAAGCCTGCTGCTCCAGGGGCGGATGGTGAGAAGCCACTTGCAAATGGTGATTTCAGTAGAAAGGACCCCGTCATCCGAAGTTCATCGTAA